One window from the genome of Choloepus didactylus isolate mChoDid1 chromosome 2, mChoDid1.pri, whole genome shotgun sequence encodes:
- the PUSL1 gene encoding tRNA pseudouridine synthase-like 1 isoform X1 has translation MGSARARYLVYFQYLGTGFNGVAAVRGAQRAVGVQNFLEEAAERLNSVEPVKFTISSRTDAGVHALSNAAHLDVLRRPGLPPFSAQVLAEALNTHLRHPAIRVVKAFRVPDDFHARFAATSRTYLYRLATGCLRPGQLSLFERNLCWALRADSLDVTAMREAAGHLLGTHDFSAFQSAGSTAQSSVRTLRHISVFPSPASPFVLPEESRKLQFWSLEFESQSFLYRQVGSALVLRGRGCGGAKAPAADWALGSQVRRMTAVLVAVGLGALAPTQVKAILESRDPLGKHQKCVAPAHGLFLKSVLYRDLGKRRSLQSRAPQASRDEPPPPC, from the exons ATGGGCTCGGCCCGAGCGCGCTACCTCGTGTACTTCCAGTACCTGGGCACCGGGTTCAA CGGGGTCGCTGCTGTCAGGGGCGCCCAGCGCGCCGTCGGCGTCCAGAACTTCCTGGAG GAGGCCGCGGAGCGGCTGAATTCGGTCGAGCCGGTCAAGTTCACCATCTCCAGCCGCACCGACGCCGGAGTCCACGCGCTGAGCAATGCGGCGCACCTGGATGTCCTGCGCCGCCCCGGCCTGCCGCCCTTCTCCGCCCAGGTCCTGGCCGAGGCCCTCAACACGCACCTACGGCACCCCGCTATCCG GGTGGTGAAGGCCTTCCGCGTGCCCGACGACTTCCACGCCCGCTTCGCGGCCACGTCCAGGACCTACCTGTACCGCCTGGCCACCGGCTGCCTCCGGCCGGGCCAGTTGTCCTTGTTTGAACGCAACCTGTGCTGGGCACTACGGGCTGA CAGCCTGGACGTGACTGCCATGCGGGAGGCCGCTGGGCACCTCCTGGGCACGCACGACTTCAGCGCTTTCCAGTCAGCAGGCAGCACAGCCCAAAGTTCGGTGCGCACACTGCGGCACATCTCTGTGTTCCCCAGCCCAGCCAGCCCCTTTGTCCTCCCCGAGGAGAGCAG GAAGCTGCAGTTTTGGAGCCTGGAGTTCGAGAGCCAGTCCTTCCTGTACAGACAGGTGGGCTCTGCTCTGGTCCTGAGGGGAAGGGGGTGTGGAGGGGCCAAGGCACCTGCGGCAGATTGGGCTCTGGGCTCACAGGTCCGGAGGATGACGGCTGTGCTGGTGGCTGTGGGGCTGGGAGCTCTGGCACCCACCCAGGTCAAGGCAATTCTGGAGAGCCGGGACCCTCTGGGCAAGCACCAGAAGTGTGTGGCCCCTGCCCATGGCTTGTTCTTGAAGTCGGTGCTGTACAGGGACCTGGGTAAGAGGCGGTCCCTCCAAAGCAGGGCACCCCAGGCCAGCAGGGATGAGCCCCCACCTCCATGCTGA
- the PUSL1 gene encoding tRNA pseudouridine synthase-like 1 isoform X2, whose protein sequence is MGSARARYLVYFQYLGTGFNGVAAVRGAQRAVGVQNFLEEAAERLNSVEPVKFTISSRTDAGVHALSNAAHLDVLRRPGLPPFSAQVLAEALNTHLRHPAIRVVKAFRVPDDFHARFAATSRTYLYRLATGCLRPGQLSLFERNLCWALRADSLDVTAMREAAGHLLGTHDFSAFQSAGSTAQSSVRTLRHISVFPSPASPFVLPEESRKLQFWSLEFESQSFLYRQVGSALVLRGRGCGGAKAPAADWALGSQVRRMTAVLVAVGLGALAPTQVKAILESRDPLGKHQKCVAPAHGLFLKSVLYRDLGPASNLGCPVGPAAWSQR, encoded by the exons ATGGGCTCGGCCCGAGCGCGCTACCTCGTGTACTTCCAGTACCTGGGCACCGGGTTCAA CGGGGTCGCTGCTGTCAGGGGCGCCCAGCGCGCCGTCGGCGTCCAGAACTTCCTGGAG GAGGCCGCGGAGCGGCTGAATTCGGTCGAGCCGGTCAAGTTCACCATCTCCAGCCGCACCGACGCCGGAGTCCACGCGCTGAGCAATGCGGCGCACCTGGATGTCCTGCGCCGCCCCGGCCTGCCGCCCTTCTCCGCCCAGGTCCTGGCCGAGGCCCTCAACACGCACCTACGGCACCCCGCTATCCG GGTGGTGAAGGCCTTCCGCGTGCCCGACGACTTCCACGCCCGCTTCGCGGCCACGTCCAGGACCTACCTGTACCGCCTGGCCACCGGCTGCCTCCGGCCGGGCCAGTTGTCCTTGTTTGAACGCAACCTGTGCTGGGCACTACGGGCTGA CAGCCTGGACGTGACTGCCATGCGGGAGGCCGCTGGGCACCTCCTGGGCACGCACGACTTCAGCGCTTTCCAGTCAGCAGGCAGCACAGCCCAAAGTTCGGTGCGCACACTGCGGCACATCTCTGTGTTCCCCAGCCCAGCCAGCCCCTTTGTCCTCCCCGAGGAGAGCAG GAAGCTGCAGTTTTGGAGCCTGGAGTTCGAGAGCCAGTCCTTCCTGTACAGACAGGTGGGCTCTGCTCTGGTCCTGAGGGGAAGGGGGTGTGGAGGGGCCAAGGCACCTGCGGCAGATTGGGCTCTGGGCTCACAGGTCCGGAGGATGACGGCTGTGCTGGTGGCTGTGGGGCTGGGAGCTCTGGCACCCACCCAGGTCAAGGCAATTCTGGAGAGCCGGGACCCTCTGGGCAAGCACCAGAAGTGTGTGGCCCCTGCCCATGGCTTGTTCTTGAAGTCGGTGCTGTACAGGGACCTGG GTCCAGCTTCCAACCTTGGGTGCCCAGTGGGGCCAGCCGCATGGAGCCAAAGGTGA
- the PUSL1 gene encoding tRNA pseudouridine synthase-like 1 isoform X3, with protein sequence MGSARARYLVYFQYLGTGFNGVAAVRGAQRAVGVQNFLEEAAERLNSVEPVKFTISSRTDAGVHALSNAAHLDVLRRPGLPPFSAQVLAEALNTHLRHPAIRVVKAFRVPDDFHARFAATSRTYLYRLATGCLRPGQLSLFERNLCWALRADSLDVTAMREAAGHLLGTHDFSAFQSAGSTAQSSVRTLRHISVFPSPASPFVLPEESRKLQFWSLEFESQSFLYRQVRRMTAVLVAVGLGALAPTQVKAILESRDPLGKHQKCVAPAHGLFLKSVLYRDLGKRRSLQSRAPQASRDEPPPPC encoded by the exons ATGGGCTCGGCCCGAGCGCGCTACCTCGTGTACTTCCAGTACCTGGGCACCGGGTTCAA CGGGGTCGCTGCTGTCAGGGGCGCCCAGCGCGCCGTCGGCGTCCAGAACTTCCTGGAG GAGGCCGCGGAGCGGCTGAATTCGGTCGAGCCGGTCAAGTTCACCATCTCCAGCCGCACCGACGCCGGAGTCCACGCGCTGAGCAATGCGGCGCACCTGGATGTCCTGCGCCGCCCCGGCCTGCCGCCCTTCTCCGCCCAGGTCCTGGCCGAGGCCCTCAACACGCACCTACGGCACCCCGCTATCCG GGTGGTGAAGGCCTTCCGCGTGCCCGACGACTTCCACGCCCGCTTCGCGGCCACGTCCAGGACCTACCTGTACCGCCTGGCCACCGGCTGCCTCCGGCCGGGCCAGTTGTCCTTGTTTGAACGCAACCTGTGCTGGGCACTACGGGCTGA CAGCCTGGACGTGACTGCCATGCGGGAGGCCGCTGGGCACCTCCTGGGCACGCACGACTTCAGCGCTTTCCAGTCAGCAGGCAGCACAGCCCAAAGTTCGGTGCGCACACTGCGGCACATCTCTGTGTTCCCCAGCCCAGCCAGCCCCTTTGTCCTCCCCGAGGAGAGCAG GAAGCTGCAGTTTTGGAGCCTGGAGTTCGAGAGCCAGTCCTTCCTGTACAGACAG GTCCGGAGGATGACGGCTGTGCTGGTGGCTGTGGGGCTGGGAGCTCTGGCACCCACCCAGGTCAAGGCAATTCTGGAGAGCCGGGACCCTCTGGGCAAGCACCAGAAGTGTGTGGCCCCTGCCCATGGCTTGTTCTTGAAGTCGGTGCTGTACAGGGACCTGGGTAAGAGGCGGTCCCTCCAAAGCAGGGCACCCCAGGCCAGCAGGGATGAGCCCCCACCTCCATGCTGA
- the INTS11 gene encoding integrator complex subunit 11 isoform X1, with amino-acid sequence MPEIRVTPLGAGQDVGRSCILLSIAGKNVMLDCGMHMGFNDDRRFPDFSYITQNGRLTDFLDCVIISHFHLDHCGALPYLSEMVGYDGPIYMTHPTQAICPILLEDYRKLAVDKKGEANFFTSQMVKDCMKKVVAVHLHQTVQVDDELEIKAYYAGHVLGAAMFQIKVGSESVVYTGDYNMTPDRHLGAAWIDKCRPNLLITESTYATTIRDSKRCRERDFLKKVHEAVERGGKVLIPVFALGRAQELCILLETFWERMDLKAPIYFSTGLTEKANHYYKLFITWTNQKIRKTFVQRNMFEFKHIKAFDRAFADNPGPMVVFATPGMLHAGQSLQIFRKWAGNEKNMVIMPGYCVQGTVGHKILSGQRKLEMEGRQVLEVKMQVEYMSFSAHADAKGIMQLARQAEPENVLLVHGEAKKMEFLKQKIEQEFRVSCFMPANGETVTVPTSPSIPVGISLGLLKREMAQGLLPDAKKPRLLQGTLVMKDSTFRLVSSEQALKELGLAEHQLRFTCRVHLHDARKEQETVLRVYSHLKSVLKDRCVQHLPDGSVTVESILVQTTTHSEDPSTKVLLVSWTYQDEELGSYLTSLLKKGLPQAPS; translated from the exons ATGCCTGAGATCAGGGTCACCCCCTTGG GGGCCGGCCAGGACGTGGGTCGCAGCTGCATCCTTTTGTCCATCGCGGGCAAGAACGTCATGCTGGACTGCGGAATGCACATGGGCTTCAACGATGAC CGGCGCTTCCCCGACTTTTCGTACATCACCCAGAATGGCAGGCTGACTGACTTCCTCGACTGTGTGATCATCAG CCACTTCCACCTGGACCACTGCGGGGCACTCCCCTACCTCAGCGAGATGGTGGGCTACGACGGGCCCATCTACATGACGCATCCCACCCAGGCCATCTGCCCCATCCTGCTGGAGGACTACCGCAAGCTCGCCGTGGACAAGAAGGGCGAGGCCAACTTCTTCACCTCCCAGATGGTCAAGGACTGCATGAAGAAGGTGGTGGCTGTGCACCTCCACCAGACGGTCCAG GTGGATGACGAGCTGGAAATCAAGGCCTACTACGCGGGCCACGTGCTGGGGGCAGCCATGTTCCAGATCAAAGTGGGCTCTGAGTCTGTGGTGTATACG GGCGATTACAACATGACTCCGGACCGGCACCTGGG AGCTGCCTGGATCGACAAGTGCCGTCCCAACCTGCTCATCACGGAGTCCACGTATGCCACAACCATCCGTGACTCCAAGCGCTGCCGCGAGAGGGACTTCCTGAAGAAGGTCCACGAGGCCGTGGAGCGCGGCGGGAAG GTGCTCATCCCCGTGTTTGCGCTCGGCCGCGCCCAAGAGCTTTGCATCCTGCTGGAGACCTTCTG GGAGCGGATGGACCTGAAGGCCCCCATCTACTTCTCCACGGGCCTGACCGAGAAGGCAAATCACTATTATAAGCTCTTCATCACCTGGACCAACCAGAAGATCCGGAAAACTTTTGTCCAGAGGAACATGTTTGAGTTCAAGCACATCAAGGCTTTTGACCGAGCGTTTGCCGACAACCCCGGGCCCATG GTGGTGTTTGCTACACCGGGGATGCTGCATGCCGGCCAGTCCCTGCAGATTTTCcggaagtgggctgggaatgagAAGAACATG GTCATCATGCCGGGCTACTGCGTGCAGGGCACCGTGGGCCACAAGATCCTGAGTGGGCAGCGCAAGTTGGAGATGGAGGGGCGGCAGGTG CTGGAGGTGAAGATGCAGGTGGAGTACATGTCCTTCAGCGCCCATGCCGACGCCAAGGGCATCATGCAGCTGGCCCGGCAGGCCGAGCCCGAGAACGTGCTGCTGGTGCACGGCGAGGCCAAGAAGATGGAGTTTCTCAAGCAGAAGATCGAGCAGGAATTCC GGGTGAGCTGCTTCATGCCAGCCAACGGTGAGACAGTGACGGTGCCCACGAGCCCCAGCATCCCTGTGGGCATCTCGCTGGGGCTGCTGAAGCGGGAGATGGCACAGG GGCTACTCCCAGACGCCAAGAAGCCACGGCTGctgcagggcactctggtcatGAAGGACAGT ACCTTCCGGCTGGTGTCCTCCGAGCAGGCCCTCAAGGAGCTGGGTCTGGCTGAGCACCAGCTGCGCTTCACCTGCCGTGTGCACCTGCACGACGCCCGCAAGGAGCAGGAGACAGTGCTGCGGGTGTACAGCCACCTGAAGAG CGTCCTGAAGGACCGCTGTGTGCAGCACCTTCCCGACGGCTCGGTGACTGTGGAATCCATCCTGGTGCAGACCACCACCCACTCAGAGGACCCCAGCACTAAGGTGCTGCTGGTTTCCTGGACCTACCAG GATGAAGAGCTGGGGAGCTACCTCACGTCGCTGCTCAAGAAAGGGCTCCCCCAGGCCCCCAGCTGA
- the INTS11 gene encoding integrator complex subunit 11 isoform X3: MTHFHLDHCGALPYLSEMVGYDGPIYMTHPTQAICPILLEDYRKLAVDKKGEANFFTSQMVKDCMKKVVAVHLHQTVQVDDELEIKAYYAGHVLGAAMFQIKVGSESVVYTGDYNMTPDRHLGAAWIDKCRPNLLITESTYATTIRDSKRCRERDFLKKVHEAVERGGKVLIPVFALGRAQELCILLETFWERMDLKAPIYFSTGLTEKANHYYKLFITWTNQKIRKTFVQRNMFEFKHIKAFDRAFADNPGPMVVFATPGMLHAGQSLQIFRKWAGNEKNMVIMPGYCVQGTVGHKILSGQRKLEMEGRQVLEVKMQVEYMSFSAHADAKGIMQLARQAEPENVLLVHGEAKKMEFLKQKIEQEFRVSCFMPANGETVTVPTSPSIPVGISLGLLKREMAQGLLPDAKKPRLLQGTLVMKDSTFRLVSSEQALKELGLAEHQLRFTCRVHLHDARKEQETVLRVYSHLKSVLKDRCVQHLPDGSVTVESILVQTTTHSEDPSTKVLLVSWTYQDEELGSYLTSLLKKGLPQAPS, encoded by the exons ATGAC CCACTTCCACCTGGACCACTGCGGGGCACTCCCCTACCTCAGCGAGATGGTGGGCTACGACGGGCCCATCTACATGACGCATCCCACCCAGGCCATCTGCCCCATCCTGCTGGAGGACTACCGCAAGCTCGCCGTGGACAAGAAGGGCGAGGCCAACTTCTTCACCTCCCAGATGGTCAAGGACTGCATGAAGAAGGTGGTGGCTGTGCACCTCCACCAGACGGTCCAG GTGGATGACGAGCTGGAAATCAAGGCCTACTACGCGGGCCACGTGCTGGGGGCAGCCATGTTCCAGATCAAAGTGGGCTCTGAGTCTGTGGTGTATACG GGCGATTACAACATGACTCCGGACCGGCACCTGGG AGCTGCCTGGATCGACAAGTGCCGTCCCAACCTGCTCATCACGGAGTCCACGTATGCCACAACCATCCGTGACTCCAAGCGCTGCCGCGAGAGGGACTTCCTGAAGAAGGTCCACGAGGCCGTGGAGCGCGGCGGGAAG GTGCTCATCCCCGTGTTTGCGCTCGGCCGCGCCCAAGAGCTTTGCATCCTGCTGGAGACCTTCTG GGAGCGGATGGACCTGAAGGCCCCCATCTACTTCTCCACGGGCCTGACCGAGAAGGCAAATCACTATTATAAGCTCTTCATCACCTGGACCAACCAGAAGATCCGGAAAACTTTTGTCCAGAGGAACATGTTTGAGTTCAAGCACATCAAGGCTTTTGACCGAGCGTTTGCCGACAACCCCGGGCCCATG GTGGTGTTTGCTACACCGGGGATGCTGCATGCCGGCCAGTCCCTGCAGATTTTCcggaagtgggctgggaatgagAAGAACATG GTCATCATGCCGGGCTACTGCGTGCAGGGCACCGTGGGCCACAAGATCCTGAGTGGGCAGCGCAAGTTGGAGATGGAGGGGCGGCAGGTG CTGGAGGTGAAGATGCAGGTGGAGTACATGTCCTTCAGCGCCCATGCCGACGCCAAGGGCATCATGCAGCTGGCCCGGCAGGCCGAGCCCGAGAACGTGCTGCTGGTGCACGGCGAGGCCAAGAAGATGGAGTTTCTCAAGCAGAAGATCGAGCAGGAATTCC GGGTGAGCTGCTTCATGCCAGCCAACGGTGAGACAGTGACGGTGCCCACGAGCCCCAGCATCCCTGTGGGCATCTCGCTGGGGCTGCTGAAGCGGGAGATGGCACAGG GGCTACTCCCAGACGCCAAGAAGCCACGGCTGctgcagggcactctggtcatGAAGGACAGT ACCTTCCGGCTGGTGTCCTCCGAGCAGGCCCTCAAGGAGCTGGGTCTGGCTGAGCACCAGCTGCGCTTCACCTGCCGTGTGCACCTGCACGACGCCCGCAAGGAGCAGGAGACAGTGCTGCGGGTGTACAGCCACCTGAAGAG CGTCCTGAAGGACCGCTGTGTGCAGCACCTTCCCGACGGCTCGGTGACTGTGGAATCCATCCTGGTGCAGACCACCACCCACTCAGAGGACCCCAGCACTAAGGTGCTGCTGGTTTCCTGGACCTACCAG GATGAAGAGCTGGGGAGCTACCTCACGTCGCTGCTCAAGAAAGGGCTCCCCCAGGCCCCCAGCTGA
- the INTS11 gene encoding integrator complex subunit 11 isoform X2, giving the protein MLDCGMHMGFNDDRRFPDFSYITQNGRLTDFLDCVIISHFHLDHCGALPYLSEMVGYDGPIYMTHPTQAICPILLEDYRKLAVDKKGEANFFTSQMVKDCMKKVVAVHLHQTVQVDDELEIKAYYAGHVLGAAMFQIKVGSESVVYTGDYNMTPDRHLGAAWIDKCRPNLLITESTYATTIRDSKRCRERDFLKKVHEAVERGGKVLIPVFALGRAQELCILLETFWERMDLKAPIYFSTGLTEKANHYYKLFITWTNQKIRKTFVQRNMFEFKHIKAFDRAFADNPGPMVVFATPGMLHAGQSLQIFRKWAGNEKNMVIMPGYCVQGTVGHKILSGQRKLEMEGRQVLEVKMQVEYMSFSAHADAKGIMQLARQAEPENVLLVHGEAKKMEFLKQKIEQEFRVSCFMPANGETVTVPTSPSIPVGISLGLLKREMAQGLLPDAKKPRLLQGTLVMKDSTFRLVSSEQALKELGLAEHQLRFTCRVHLHDARKEQETVLRVYSHLKSVLKDRCVQHLPDGSVTVESILVQTTTHSEDPSTKVLLVSWTYQDEELGSYLTSLLKKGLPQAPS; this is encoded by the exons ATGCTGGACTGCGGAATGCACATGGGCTTCAACGATGAC CGGCGCTTCCCCGACTTTTCGTACATCACCCAGAATGGCAGGCTGACTGACTTCCTCGACTGTGTGATCATCAG CCACTTCCACCTGGACCACTGCGGGGCACTCCCCTACCTCAGCGAGATGGTGGGCTACGACGGGCCCATCTACATGACGCATCCCACCCAGGCCATCTGCCCCATCCTGCTGGAGGACTACCGCAAGCTCGCCGTGGACAAGAAGGGCGAGGCCAACTTCTTCACCTCCCAGATGGTCAAGGACTGCATGAAGAAGGTGGTGGCTGTGCACCTCCACCAGACGGTCCAG GTGGATGACGAGCTGGAAATCAAGGCCTACTACGCGGGCCACGTGCTGGGGGCAGCCATGTTCCAGATCAAAGTGGGCTCTGAGTCTGTGGTGTATACG GGCGATTACAACATGACTCCGGACCGGCACCTGGG AGCTGCCTGGATCGACAAGTGCCGTCCCAACCTGCTCATCACGGAGTCCACGTATGCCACAACCATCCGTGACTCCAAGCGCTGCCGCGAGAGGGACTTCCTGAAGAAGGTCCACGAGGCCGTGGAGCGCGGCGGGAAG GTGCTCATCCCCGTGTTTGCGCTCGGCCGCGCCCAAGAGCTTTGCATCCTGCTGGAGACCTTCTG GGAGCGGATGGACCTGAAGGCCCCCATCTACTTCTCCACGGGCCTGACCGAGAAGGCAAATCACTATTATAAGCTCTTCATCACCTGGACCAACCAGAAGATCCGGAAAACTTTTGTCCAGAGGAACATGTTTGAGTTCAAGCACATCAAGGCTTTTGACCGAGCGTTTGCCGACAACCCCGGGCCCATG GTGGTGTTTGCTACACCGGGGATGCTGCATGCCGGCCAGTCCCTGCAGATTTTCcggaagtgggctgggaatgagAAGAACATG GTCATCATGCCGGGCTACTGCGTGCAGGGCACCGTGGGCCACAAGATCCTGAGTGGGCAGCGCAAGTTGGAGATGGAGGGGCGGCAGGTG CTGGAGGTGAAGATGCAGGTGGAGTACATGTCCTTCAGCGCCCATGCCGACGCCAAGGGCATCATGCAGCTGGCCCGGCAGGCCGAGCCCGAGAACGTGCTGCTGGTGCACGGCGAGGCCAAGAAGATGGAGTTTCTCAAGCAGAAGATCGAGCAGGAATTCC GGGTGAGCTGCTTCATGCCAGCCAACGGTGAGACAGTGACGGTGCCCACGAGCCCCAGCATCCCTGTGGGCATCTCGCTGGGGCTGCTGAAGCGGGAGATGGCACAGG GGCTACTCCCAGACGCCAAGAAGCCACGGCTGctgcagggcactctggtcatGAAGGACAGT ACCTTCCGGCTGGTGTCCTCCGAGCAGGCCCTCAAGGAGCTGGGTCTGGCTGAGCACCAGCTGCGCTTCACCTGCCGTGTGCACCTGCACGACGCCCGCAAGGAGCAGGAGACAGTGCTGCGGGTGTACAGCCACCTGAAGAG CGTCCTGAAGGACCGCTGTGTGCAGCACCTTCCCGACGGCTCGGTGACTGTGGAATCCATCCTGGTGCAGACCACCACCCACTCAGAGGACCCCAGCACTAAGGTGCTGCTGGTTTCCTGGACCTACCAG GATGAAGAGCTGGGGAGCTACCTCACGTCGCTGCTCAAGAAAGGGCTCCCCCAGGCCCCCAGCTGA
- the LOC119528083 gene encoding homeobox protein unc-4 homolog, producing MDPSREDAEGCLRATASTGTRPGGSGTTPPPGPLPLPPPTAREAAGSGSPGQGQTGPIPGTQAPRPGTDFAPGLLTGSPVHGRSCLLKAQSATPCEGHAACPLLTQPAELPPWTQGHAPADPEQCLRQADHRALCPAARHSHAGPLPTGPRRVSGVGMGSCPASSPLLLLPLSRPGPLQRPEGATSLRGPWGRGPHGLGTNPSWSRPSCSEDLGRGDSSRGPGRGREAATLSGGPGPRAVLGPCHDPVDNAKREDGPLGLLPRPPSAAMMVKPRSGVGRPHGPHPQVHCRSPGRREPAPSNQSPDEAPLLPPFPLTYRNQRGGGGHPQSPTRGQMQGVGPQPSGGE from the exons ATG GACCCCAGCAGGGAGGACGCAGAGGGGTGTCTGAGAGCCACGGCCAGCACAGGGACCCGACCCGGGGGCTCCGGGaccacccctcccccaggcccacTGCCGCTCCCTCCTCCCACGGCCAGGGAGGCTGCAGGCTCGGGCAGTCCAGGCCAGGGTCAGACAGGTCCCATCCCAGGGACACAGGCCCCCCGCCCAGGGACAGACTTTGCCCCCGGCCTGCTCACTGGGAGCCCAGTACACGGAAGGTCCTGTCTGCTGAAGGCCCAGAGCGCCACACCCTGCGAAGGCCACGCG GCCTGCCCCCTTCTTACCCAGCCAGCCGAGCTGCCACCGTGGACACAGGGCCACGCTCCCGCCGACCCGGAGCAGTGCCTCCGCCAGGCAGACCACCGTGCCCTCTGCCCAGCCGCCAGACACAGCCATGCCGGACCCCTCCCCACTGGTCCTCGACGGGTCAGCGGGGTGGGCATGGGGTCCTGCCCggcctcttctcccctcctcctcctcccgctCTCCCGTCCTGGCCCCCTGCAGCGTCCGGAAGGGGCAACGTCCCTGCGAGGCCCGTGGGGGAGGGGGCCGCACGGCCTCGGCACTAATCCGAGCTGGAGCCGGCCCAGCTGCTCAGAGGATTTAGGCCGAGGGGACTCCAGCCGGGGACCCGGGAGGGGACGGGAGGCGGCCACGCTGTCAGGAGGCCCCGGTCCCAGGGCCGTGCTTGGCCCCTGCCATGACCCAGTGGACAATGCCAAGCGGGAAGATGGACCCCTAGGGTTGCTGCCCCGTCCCCCCAGTGCAGCCATGATGGTTAAGCCCCGGTCTGGGGTGGGGCGGCCCCATGGACCCCATCCACAAGTCCATTGTCGATCCCCTGGGAGGCGGGAACCCGCCCCCTCCAACCAGAGCCCAGATGAGGCgcccctgctccctcccttccccctcacctACAGGAACcagcgggggggtggggggcatcccCAGAGTCCGACAAGGGGACAGATGCAGGGCGTGGGTCCCCAGCCCTCTGGGGGAGAGTGA